The Bacteroidota bacterium nucleotide sequence CATGCCCGATGGTGAAAGATCCTTCGGTGGATGATAAAAACAGCAATTGCGTTTCCTGTCACATGCCGCGTTCGGGGGCAATAGATATTCCGCACGTTTCAGTTCACGATCATTACATCAGGAAAAATTATGCTTCGAATGATACTTCTGCCGTGAAAGGAAAATTTCTCGGGTTGTATGCAGTGAACGACAAGCATCCGTCGAACGGGATCATTGCAAAAGCTTACCTGCAGCAATATGAAAAATTCGGAAAAGAAAATATTTTCCTGGATTCCGCTGAAAAGTTCCTTCCGGAAAATTCGATTACTGATCTAAGAAAAAATTTCTCCGATCTTGTCCACTTGTATTATTTGCGTGAAGATTTTCAGGAAATAAAAAATATTACAGATAAAGCCGGAAGGAAATTTGTACTCGATTCTATTCTGCTGACTCCTTCATTCGACAACGGTGATGCATGGACAGCGTATCGGGTAGGAGAAGCATTTTTCAAACTTGGCGATTATCCTTCGGCAGAAGTATTTTACAAAAAGGCAGTTGATCTTGCACCTTATCATCCCGATTTCAGAAGTAAGTATGCTTTGTCGCTTGCAACTCAACAGAAAAATTTTGATGCACGTGCGCAATACCAGCAAGTAATTAATGAAGATCCGGAATTCGTTCCTGCACTTACGAATCTCGGGTACCTGTGGCTGGAAGAAGGCGATGATAAAAAAGCAGAATCATTTTACAAGCAGGCGCTCGCGCTCGATCCCGATGATGAGCAGGCGCTTGTGAATATGGCCGGGCTTTTTGCTTACCGGAAAAATTTTGCAGAAGCAAATAAGTATGCAAAACTTTGTCTTGAAAAACATCCGGGCAATAAACAGGCGGCTTTGCTGATCGAACAACTGAAAGAAATAAACTGAGTGAAGAAATTTTTGAAAATAACTATTCCCATAATACTCGTTCTCGCGTGTGCGGGCGCGTGGTATTTCTGGAGAATTTATTACCGGCCCGTTGTGCACACGCCTGAAAAAAAAGCGGAATACATTCTTATTCACACCGGTTCTACGATGAATGATCTGTTGAATGAACTTTTCACTTTGAAGATCATTGACGACACCTCGACTTTTCATACCATCACTAATCTGAAAAAATTCTATTCACCAAAACCGGGAAGGTACCGCATTACCGATGGAATGAGTAACCGCGATCTCGTGGATCTTCTCCGCAGCGGGAAACAGGAACCCGTTACTTTCACTTTCAACAACATCAGGACGAAAGAACAACTCGCCTCGCGCGTAGGCGGAAAACTGGAAGCCGATTCTGCAAAATTTCTTTTCCTGATCAACGATCCCGGATTTCTCAGCAAGTACGGTTTGACGCCGGAAACCATCATGACACTTTTCATACCGAATTCATACCAGTTGTACTGGAACACAACCGAAGAACAATTTGTTGACCGGATGGCAACGGAGTATAAAAAATTCTGGACCGATGAAAGGAAAGCGAAAGCCGCTGCCCTCGGGCTCAGCCAGTCGGAAGTGGTGACGCTTGCTTCCATTGTAGAATCGGAACAAACGCAATATCCTGATGAGCGTCCCACGATAGCCGGATTGTACATCAATCGCCTTCGCCAGAAAATTCCGCTGCAATCCGATCCGACAATTATTTATGCGCTCGGAGATTTCAATATTAAACGTGTACTTGACACCGATCTTAAAATCGATTCCCCTTACAACACGTACAAATATGCCGGCCTTCCGCCCGGGCCTATTCGCATTCCTGAAACGGCGAGTATAGATGCGGTTCTTAATTATGTGAAGAGCGATTACATTTATATGTGCGCCGATTTTGGAACAGGTCATCACCGTTTTACAAATGATTATAATGTGCATCTGAAAAACGCGCACGATTACCAGGATGCGTTGAACAAAGCGAATATTAAGCGATGAGTTATCAGTGATGAACGATAAGATTTAGTTGGTGATTGGATGATGATGGTTGGTAGTGTTTGATGTTTTGAGAGGAGAAATGCAGAAATTGCGACTGCACTCCGATGACTTGCATTATTTACTTAAGATTCCTTATCGCTTTGTGGTGATTCAATTACATCACGACTAACTAATACTCTATGTTTGCGGTGAACAAACCACCACCATGAGATCAAAGCGTGATTAAAACGAAAACAAGTTGGTGAATTCCTCACAATAAATTGAAATGGTATAATGAAAACAAAACTTTTCCTCATTCCCGTAATAATTTTGCTGCTCTTTTCCTGCGGAAGAAAAGAATATCTTGAAGGTAGCGTTGTTGATGTTTTTACAGGCGCTCCAATTGCTAATATGAGAATCTATTTAGAGCACCAACACGATTGCCTGACCTGTTTCAACGGTCCGAACTCCGACAATCTTGGCCAGGCAACCACTGGTTCTGACGGAAGAGCGCTATTTGATTTCCGAAGTAAAAGAAATAATGACCGGCAGCAATATTATATTGGTCTTGATGGTGAAGACCGCAAAGTTCTTTTACTCGATTTTTCAAATCCCGGCGTAAATGAAGCCCCCCTGGTTTCTCAGCAGGATACGGCTCTTAATTATGCAGAATATTATACAAACACTCGCTTCGGAACAGTTCCTTTCCCTAAGGTCCCAAAAGAGAGGAACGCAACTGCAACCATCCGGCTTGCATCTCTTTCAAGAATTGAAATAAAAGTCAGCAATATTGGAACTACAAATTCTTCTGATGCTTTATTCGGAATAAAATTCGTGAGAGGCGTCGATACATTATATATTGCAGGTGGCGCTTCGGGTATTTCATCTGCCATTTTTCATTACCGGTTTTTCCCTTCTGACGGAAAAGTGAACGTACAATATGTTACCGAAAATGAACTAGGCAGCGTCCTCCACTCCGATACGATCTTAGTTGCACCTTTCGCTAAAACTATTTACCAGATCAATTATTGATTTCAAGAAATCGTGCGGGGAAGTATCTTTGTTGTTACCAATGCCACCTACCAACAACCAAACTACCACCAACCTTAAATGAAATCCTTCTCCATTCCGGAATTCTACCGCAGCCTGGTCATCTCGAAGATCAAGGAGGCCAGGAAAGAAAAAGATCCGAAGAAAAAAGATTTCTCTCCAACCGTGCTCGACTTCGGCCCGGTGATCGTTTACATTGCACGGCATTTTGGTTTCTGTTATGGTGTGGAGAATGCGGTGGAAATTTCTTTTCGCGCGGTGAGTGAAAATCCAGGGAAAAATATTTTCCTGCTCAGCCAGATGATTCATAATCCGGAAGTGAATAATGATCTTGTTTCTCACGGCGTACGTTTTTTGATGGATACAAATGGAAAACAAATAATTCCATTCTCAGAATTAAAAAAAGAAGACATCGTGATCATTCCTGCATTCGGAACCACCATTGAAATTGAAAAACAACTTTCTTCCATCGGGATTGAACCGCAACGTTACAATACCACCTGCCCGTTCGTGGAGCGCGTTTGGAAAAAATCGGGCGAACTTTCCAAAGAAGAATATACCGTGATCATTCACGGAAAACCGGATCACGAGGAAACGAAAGCTACTTTTTCCCATAGCGTGCAACACAGCCCTTCCATTATTGTGAAAAATATTGCTGAAGCAGAATTACTCGCAGCAATTATGCTCGGAAAAATTCCATTGGAGGATTTTGAAAAACATTTTCATGGTCGTGCAAACAAGAATTTCGATTCGGAAAAAGATCTCGTGCGCGTGGGCGTGATCAACCAGACGACCATGCTCGCCACGGAGACGCAGGAGATCGCTGACCATTTTAAAAATGTGATGGTGGAAAAATTTGGTATTGAAAATATTAAAAATCATTTTGCCGATACGCGCGATACGCTTTGTTATGCCACCAATGAAAATCAGGATGCAACGTATGGTTTGCTGGAAATAAATGCAGATTGCGCTATCGTGGTCGGTGGATACAATAGTTCCAATACGTCGCACCTTGTCGAATTATGCGAACGGAAATTCAAAACCTATTTTATCAAAGACGATTCTGAGATTCTTCCGGGAAATATTATCCATCATTTTGATCTGCATTCTAAAAAAGTTATGGAGAGCGGCAACTGGCTTCCTTCTTCTTCGCCGGCAAAAATTATTCTCTCGAGCGGAGCAAGTTGTCCCGACAGTGTGATTGAGCGCGTGCTGGAGAAACTTATTCATTTATTTCCGGAATCAAAAAAAACGGAAACGGTGCTGAGTGAATTGTGATGAACTGAAAAGGCGCTCCTGCACACGATGAAATAATATTGCCACAGGTTTACATAGATTAAGACACAGATTTTTACAACAAACTAAAAACAACAAACATTCCATTGGAACAAATTAAACTCCTCTTAAAGAATTATCTTTTCGGAAGAACAACAACAAACTGCAAACATTTAATTTACACTATGAAATATCCAATCCAAATGATACCTGCCTGATGACTGTCACCAATGTCTATTGACTCATGACCAATAATTAACTTCACCCCTTGCTCTATCCCATCCTGAAAATATTATTCCGATTAACGTTTAAAGTTTTTTTCAGAAAGACTTTCAAACATCATGCATCACGCGTTCCTGCGCATGGGCCCTTGCTCATCTGCGCGAATCATCCCGGTGCTTTTCTGGATCCGATCGTCATTGCGTCGCTTGTTAACCGGAAAGTTTTTTTTCTTGCAAAAGGTTCTGTTTTCAAAGGCGGATTTGCAAAATGGTTCCTGCCGAAATTGAATGTGATCCCCGTGTATCGCGCGCAGGATGATCCCACGCAGATGCACAAGAACCAGGAAACTTTTATCCGTTGTTTCGAACATCTCGGCAAAGGCGGGACGATCCTCATTTTTCCTGAAGGAATAAGTATCACGGAAAGAAAATTGCGTCCGTTGAAAACAGGAGCAGCAAGGATCGCAATCGGTGCAGAAGAAAAATATGGCAGCAAACTTAATGTACATATTCAATGCGTTGGACTCAACTATGAAGATCCTCACACTTTCCGCAGAGATGTTTTCGTTGGTTTTGCTGAACCAATCCGCGTAAATGATTTCATTGAAGAAAATAAAACGCAGGGTTTTGAAGCGGCAGAAAAATTAACGGAAGAGATCCGCATTCGTCTCGAAGAACAGATGATCGTGACTTCGGATCCGGAAACCGATCTGCTGGTGAAAAATATCGAGCGGCTTTACAAATATGACCTGATGAAACAACAGCATATTGATGCGAAGGATAAAACCGGCGAATTTGAACTGACGAAAAGAATTGTGAAGACAGTAAATTATTTCCGTGAAAAAGATCCCGGACGAGTAATAAATATTTCCGGTGAGATCAAACAGTATTTTTCCCGCATCGATGAACTCGGGCTTAGTGACCGGATGGTGAAATCGGATGAAAAAAGAAAAAGTATTTTTTCAAAAGCATTCGCCGATCTTCTGCTCATCATTACCGGTTTCCCTTTTTATCTCTACGGTATCCTCCACAATTATCTTCCTTTCATTGGAGCATCATGGCTGTCGAAAAATCTTATCAAGCAAGTAGAATGGCGTGGCGCGATCGGTGCTGCAGCCGGAATGGTTTTTTTTATCATCTGGTACACCACGCTCGGTTTTTTTTCCTGGTATTATTTTCACAAATGGGAAATCACTTCACATCCCGGCTGGATGTTCCTCCTTTATTTTATTTCCTGGCCGGCCACAGGCCTTTTCGCGTGGCTGTATTACCGCACCATTTATTACATCAGTAAGCGATGGCTGATGGTCTCACTTTTTTTCAGGAGAACGGCCATCATTTCAGAATTGGTATTGCAGCGGAAAAAACTAATCGGTGAATTTGAAAAAGCGATAGAGGAACGCGGACCGATCAGCGAATTATGATTTTTTTGAAATTGAAATGAAAAGATCGCCGGACACTGTCGTGCAGATCATCACTTCTTCCCCTGGTTTCAGTTTTTTTATTTCTTCCGCGGGAATTTTTATTCGCTGGTTGGAAATCTGCACAACATTTCCATCAATGAAATCAATAACGCCGCGAAAAACTTTTTTCTGCCAAAACGCAAGTGTTTTGCGATAACGGATCACCGCACCTACGAGCAGGCGCATGGGAAGCAATGTAAGAATGACGAGCGAAACATTGATAAAACTCCTTAGATTTTCATTTTCCAGTCCGAGTCCCATGTAGTGCCCGTTCACATAAAAAACAGCATACCCCGAAACAAGAAAGCAAGGAACAAAAATGTAAATCTTCGTGTTCATCTCTTTCTTTGCTTTCACGGCAAGAATATCTTTTTCTGCTTCGGTGATATTCTCCAATGTAACAACGGGTGGATTCATGTACTGTGTTTTTTACAAAAGTACGAATGCGCGGAAGATGATGATAAATCTTATTTTTGGCATGAATGAGAAAGATCACGATCGCCATCGACGGTTATTCATCGTGCGGGAAAAGTACTGTAGCGAAAGCGATCGCGTCCAGGATCGGTTACAATTATGTGGATTCGGGCGCCATGTACCGTTGTGTTACGTTGTACTGCCTTGAACATGGTATTATCAAAGATCACGCTTTTGATGAACACGAAGTGGTGCTTGCACTCGACGATATTCATCTTTCCTTTCATTTCAATCCTGCTGCAAATTCTTCCGAAACTTTCATGAATGAAAAAAATGTGGAAAAAGATATTCGTCTTCCTGAAGTTTCGAATAATGTGAGTCCCATTTCGAAAATTCATGACGTACGCGTACACATGGTTGCGCTGCAGCGTGCGATGGGAAAAAATAAAGGCGTGGTAATGGATGGACGCGACATTGGCACTAATGTTTTCCCCGGAGCAGAATTGAAAATTTTCATGACCGCCGATCCGGAAGTGAGAGTGAAAAGGCGATTCGATGAACTCAATGCAAACGGAACGAAAGTGAGCCTGGATGATGTGCGCAATAATCTTGCTTCGCGCGATCATGAAGACACTCACCGTAAAGAAAATCCATTAGTGAAAGCAGATGACGCTGTTGTACTCGACAATTCCGATCTTACTAAGGAAGAACAACTGGATTTCATTATGAAACTTGTGGAAGAACGACTCACGATCATGAGTAAAAAATAATTTGGAGAAGTAATATTCTGAAAATTTAGAAAATTTATTTTTTTATTTTTTCGTGCTTAGAGGCTGTTTAAAATTCATTTTTTGGAATTGTTATGATGCCATTTTTGTTCAGCCGAGACGCATTTTGCAGGCCATAGTGGAGCGACTACGGCCAAGAAATGCAACGAAGGATGGTTTACCATCACCGTATTCATCGCATCCCCAACTGTAAGAAACGAGTATCCAATCTCCTTCAATGGCGAGAACATCAAACATAGTACAGGAACAAGTGGATGGTTCTGTGAGTCGCGATCTTTCATTGGGTTCTGTATGAAAACGATTACCTTTTTCTGTAGGTGCTGTTACTCCATCCGCATCATTCCACCATGCATACCACGACACAAATGAATTGAGCGAATCTTTTTCGATCCAGCATATTTTCTTCGGATCAATATTATCCATTATTGCCCATCTCGACCAGCTTTCGCCTACACACTGGTAAGCAATATTATTTGACCCGCCGAAATAAAAAAAAGAAGTCAACGCGGAGTCCAGTTGTTGTACTCCTTTGCATTTGCAATAAGCGATCGTATCCGCCGGGGAGCGGAATAAATTTATTTCACGTTCGTTAGTAAGGTTGGAACTGAAATCGATAGTGATCACACCTGTACTTTTCTGTGCCGAAATAATTTGTGGTAAAAGAAAAAGAAGTAAAAAATATTTTCTCATCGTTCTAATATAAAAAGTCGCGTCAATTCTTTTAATGTAATTCCTGCACTTATTAGCCGTACCTTTGCCTCCTCTTGAGACGGACGAGTGTAAGGTCAGCCGTGTTTGTGGCTGATAACGAGATGCAACTTACCAATGTTCGGAACAGGAAAAAATAAACTGTACGAACTTTCACTATGACAAAATTTGCTGAACTGGGCCTCAGGCCCGAACTGGCTGCTGCTGTGGCCGAACTTGGTTTTATTCAACCAACTCCCATCCAGGAGCAGGCGATTCCCGCTTTGCTCGAAAATAAACGCGACCTCGTTGGACTCGCACGCACGGGCACAGGAAAAACTGCTGCTTTCGGTTTGCCGCTTTTGCATTTTATTAACGCAGATAAAAAAATTCCACAGGCATTGGTGCTTTGCCCTACAAGAGAATTGTGTATGCAGATCTCCGGCGATCTCAAAAGCTACGCGAAAAAATTGCCGGGCGTTTTTGTTCTTCCTGTTTATGGCGGAGCAAGCATCAGCATGCAGATTAAAGATCTTCGCCGCGGTGTACAAGTCATTGTAGGAACACCGGGACGATTGAATGATATGATTGAACGCGGTGCACTCAAACTCGGTGAAGTGGAAATGGTGGTGCTTGATGAAGCCGATGAAATGCTGAACATGGGTTTCCGCGATGCGATCGATACGATTCTTGCAGAAACTCCTTCAACAAAAACTACTTGGCTTTTTTCTGCAACCATGCCCGATGGTGTTGCACGCATTGCGCGCAGTTACATGAAAGATCCGATCAGTCTCAGCGTGAAAAGTTCGCAAGATACCGACGGAAAGATCGATCACTTTTATTGCATGGTTCATGCGCGCGACCGCTATCCCGCATTGCGCCGCGTGATTGATGCGCATCCCGATATTTATGGAATTGTTTTTTGCAGGACAAAAGCGGAAACGCAGGATGTGGCCGATCATCTTATCCGGGACGGATACATGGCCGATTCTCTTCACGGCGATCTTTCGCAGGCGCAGCGGGATCATGTGATGAAACGCTTCCGTCATAAAACATTGCAGCTACTTGTTGCGACTGATGTTGCAGCACGTGGAATTGATGTGGACGACATCACTCACGTTATGCATTACCAGGTGCCTGATGAGCCGGAAAGTTACACGCACAGGAGCGGGCGCACAGGACGCGCAGGCAAAAGCGGAATTTCTATTTTATTTTTAAATGCGCGCGAATCCGGGAAACTCCGCGAGATAGAACGAAGAACAAATAAGAAAATTATTTACCTCCCGGTTCCAGCCGGTGCTGATGTGGTGAAGAATCAACTCGTTTCTTTTGCAGCAAGATTGAAAACAACTGATTCGCAGAATTTAGTTTCTCCGGAATACATGAGCTTATTGAAAGAGGCAATGGGAGAAATGAGTTCGGATGAGTTGCTCGAAAAATTCATGGCGCTTTCGTTGAGTAAATTGCTTGGCGATTATGCAAAAGCTCCCGACCTGAATGTGAATGCACGCGGTACAAAAGAGCGCGATCATACTCCGCGTGAACGCCGCGAACCCGAAGGAGAAAAACATACTTTCTTTTTCAGTCTTGGAAGAATGGATAATGTAGATCCCGGCCAGCTGCTCAGAATTTGCTGCGACCAGATGAATATTAACCGCGATCATATTGGCCGCATCGATCTGAAACATAATTTCAGTTTCATACAGATGATAGGCGTTGAACCTGCAAATGTGCTGCGTGCGTTCGATGATTTTTCTTTCCAGGGAAGAAAAATTCGTGTGAACCAGGCAGAAAACGGCGGAACAGAACGGAGAGATGACAGCGGGGAGAATGGAGAAAGAAGAAGTTATGGTGAGCGGCGCAATTATGGCGAAAGGAAAAGTTACGGGGAAAAAAGATCGTATGGTGGAGAAAGAAAAAGTTACGGCGAGAAAAGATCTTATGGCGATCGTGAAAACCGCAACTTTGGTGAGAAAAAAAGTTACGGCGAGAAAAGATCGTATGGCGATCATGAAAACCGCAACTTCGGAGAGAAAAAAAGTTACGGCGAGAAAAGATCGTATGGCGATCGTGAAAACCGCGGCTTTGAAGAGAAAAAAAGTTACGGCGGGAAAACTGATTCCGGAACTTCGTCAAGAAATAAATACGGAAAGAAAAGTGAAGACGTGAATCCCGGAAAAGGATTCGGACACAAAGAGGAGAAAGAACACGGTGCTGATGAATGGAAAAAACTGATGAAGGATGAACCGGTTACCGACCGGAAGAAAAAATTTGGAAAGAAGAAGTGGTAATTAAGTTGAATGAGTTGCTTGTGTTGGTTAAGTTAGTTGTGATGGAAGAATAGCTACCGGAACTATTTTTTTCAGCATTAGAGTTTATATCGGTTAAGAGTTGTATAACAATGATTGCAAGCGCTCCATTATTAAAAACTGAGCATTTGCAAGGCATTACCGATGCTCAGTCTGATTCATTTGAATGTCAAAAAGTTTCCTGTTTCGCATTTAGTATCTTATTCGGAATAAACTCTATTTATTTACTGAGTGTGTTCACGATGTCGAATAATTGTTCGAGATCGGGAAGCCGGTCGGAGTGACAGAAAACATGAATGTGCTTTACCGAATCGAGATCGATGAATGTTTCCCGTTGCGTGTATTCGTCGGTGATGTATTCCACCCAATTTACTTTTTGACCGAGTAATTTTCCGGAAAAATTATTTTGTGTATACTGGCGCGACGGTGGTTTGCGATTCGGATATTTTCCGATGTAAATTCCGGCTTGCCCGTGAATGGAGATCGTATCTTTTGGCGTGAAGTAATAAACAAATTCACCGGGGTCTGCTGTGTCGGAAGTAAAATTGAATCCCTCGGGTAGTGTTATAACATAACCCGTGTTGCTCACCGCAGTTTTTGTACCGGAAACAGGACGCGGATCGTGCGTGGCAACAGGAACAGAATCTGTTGAAGAATTATTTTTTTCTTTTTCACTGCAACTGAAATTGCAACTGATAAAAAAGAGAATTAAAAGTGATGCAGTAATTTTCCCAGCCCCGATGAAGTGCTTTCCCGTCCCGATCCTGATCGGGACGGAATAACGCCAGCGGGACAGGAGTGATTTTAAAGATTCTCCGCCGCCGCTCCAAAAAAACATTAAAAAAATATTTTTCATTCACTTGTATTTCTGATCAGCACTTCACGATAACGGCTGAAGATGCTCGACTTTGAAATGAAACCAATGTAAGCGCCATTCTCGATCACAGGAAGATTCCACGCTCCGGTGTCGTCGAATTTTTTCATCACCATGAACATATCGTCGTCGGGTTGAATGATGGCTGCGGGCGAGCGCATGAGTTGTTGGGCATTGACGGTATCGTATAATTCATTCCTGAACATGATCTCGCGGATCTGGTCGAGAAGAATTATTCCGAGCAGCGTTCCTTCCTTATCCACCACCGGAAAAATATTCCTGTGCGAGTGTGCGATCACATTCACAAAATCGCGCAACTTCATCGCCGGATCCACTTTCTGAAAATCGGTTTCGAGAATCTTCGGCACTTTAAGCCGGCTTAGAATATTCCGGTCTTTGTTCGCTGTGAAAATATGTCCTTTGCTGGCGAGTTTTTTTGTGTCCATTGAAAACTGTTCGAAATAACGAACGACAGAAAAGCTGAGCGCAGAAACGATCATGAGCGGAATCATAAGTCCGTATCCGCCGGTTATTTCTGCAATAAGAAAGATACCGGTGAGTGGTGAGTGAAAAACTCCGCTGAGAATTCCAGCCATGGCGACAAGTGCAAAATTTGAAACAGGAATATCTGCAACCTGGAGATGATTGAGGAGTGTGGAAAAAACAAAACCAAGATAGGCGCCTACAAAAAGCGCGGGAGCAAAATTTCCGCCGTTGCCACCGCTTCCCACTGTGATAGCAGTTGCAAAAACTTTGATGAGCATGATGGCGGTGAAGAATGCCAGCACGAACCAAATGTTCCCTGAATAGGAATTGAAAAGACTATTGCGAAACAGATCAGTCGGATGCGGGCCGGAAAGAGTTTTGATGCTTGCATATCCTTCGCCGTACAGTGAAGGAAATACCCAGATCAATAATCCGAGAATGATTCCTCCGATGAGTGCATTCATGTAAGTGAAACGTTTTCGCGCGCGGAAAAATCCTTCCACCTTCGGATAGATGCGCGAATAATAAAGTGAAATGAACCCTGCGAGAATTCCCAGGAGAATGTACCAATGTGTGTTGTGCCAGTTGAACGGCTTCTGCATCGGGAATAAAAAAAGAATATCTTCTGCAAGAATTATTTTTGAAAGAAGTGCGCCGGTCGCTGCTGCAATAATGAGCGGGATAAAAGTGGAAAGGGTAACATCAGCAAGCAGCACTTCCATCGCAAATAAAACTCCGGCTATCGGCGCATTGAAAGCAGCGGCAATTCCGGCAGCGGCTCCGCAAGCAAGAAGAAGCGTGCGGTCTTTATAAGTAAGATGATATGTTTTTCCGAAATTGGAACCGATGGCAGCTCCGGTGGTGAGGATCGGCGACTCGAGCCCGGCGCTTCCACCGAAACCAACTGTGAGCGCGCTCGTGATCACGTGCGAGTACATTTGGTCTGCGGGAAGTCGTGCTCCTTTTTTTGCGATCGCATGCAGCACATTTGCATTTCCTCTTCCGAGTTTTCCTTTGAGAACTTTTTTTACAAAAAAAACAGTGAGCAGGATTCCGAGCGAAGGAAGTACGAGATAAAAAACATACTGGTGAGGAATGTGATAATCGTAAGTGGCAGCGAAGGAAATATAGTGTACCAGTAATTTCAGAATGACGGCTGCGAGTCCTGCTGTGATGCCGACGAGCATGCTTGAGAAGATGAGGAATTGTTTCTTGTCAAGTTTGTCGTGAAGCCATTCAATAAAATGCTGCGGAAGACGAAGGACTTTGGTCACCGCGTAAAATTAGGGAAAGTTATGGGTTTGAAATGTTCAAAGTTTAAAGTTCAATGAATAATAAAATAAATTCTCAGTACTCAATACTCATTAGCCATAACTCATTACTCCTAACTTTGCAACATGATCACCAACCGGCAATTATTCCTGAATCATCTTGCACAAACTTCTCCGCTCCCTCTTGGAATTGAAGTGTCGCTTGCAGAAGGATCTTTTCTTTTTGATCCCGCAGGAAAAAAATATATTGATCTCGTGGCAGGTGTTTCTGTGAGCAATGTGGGACATCGTCACCCGAAAGTGGTGAAAGCAATTCATGAACAGCTCGAACGTTATATGCATGTGATGGTTTATGGTGAATTCATTCTTTCTCCGCAAACTAAATTAGCAGAGAAGATCGCATCGCTACTTCCTCCTACTCTCAATTGCACTTATTTCACGAATTCCGGAACAGAAGCCGTAGAAGGCGCAATGAAACTTGCTAAACGTGTAACAGGAAGAACTGAAATAATTTCTTTTCACAACGCTTATCATGGAAGTACACAGGGCGCACTCAGCATCATGGGAAGTGAATTTTTCAAAACTGCTTTCCGTCCGTTGCTTCCGGGAACAAAACAAATTCCTTTCAATGATGAAAGTGTGCTGAAAGAAATTACAGAAAAGACCGCGTGCGTTATTGCAGAACCGATCCAGGGTGAAGCCGGTGCAGTTGTTCCTGCAGCAGGATATCTTGAAAAATTACGTGAACGTT carries:
- a CDS encoding DEAD/DEAH box helicase, which gives rise to MTKFAELGLRPELAAAVAELGFIQPTPIQEQAIPALLENKRDLVGLARTGTGKTAAFGLPLLHFINADKKIPQALVLCPTRELCMQISGDLKSYAKKLPGVFVLPVYGGASISMQIKDLRRGVQVIVGTPGRLNDMIERGALKLGEVEMVVLDEADEMLNMGFRDAIDTILAETPSTKTTWLFSATMPDGVARIARSYMKDPISLSVKSSQDTDGKIDHFYCMVHARDRYPALRRVIDAHPDIYGIVFCRTKAETQDVADHLIRDGYMADSLHGDLSQAQRDHVMKRFRHKTLQLLVATDVAARGIDVDDITHVMHYQVPDEPESYTHRSGRTGRAGKSGISILFLNARESGKLREIERRTNKKIIYLPVPAGADVVKNQLVSFAARLKTTDSQNLVSPEYMSLLKEAMGEMSSDELLEKFMALSLSKLLGDYAKAPDLNVNARGTKERDHTPRERREPEGEKHTFFFSLGRMDNVDPGQLLRICCDQMNINRDHIGRIDLKHNFSFIQMIGVEPANVLRAFDDFSFQGRKIRVNQAENGGTERRDDSGENGERRSYGERRNYGERKSYGEKRSYGGERKSYGEKRSYGDRENRNFGEKKSYGEKRSYGDHENRNFGEKKSYGEKRSYGDRENRGFEEKKSYGGKTDSGTSSRNKYGKKSEDVNPGKGFGHKEEKEHGADEWKKLMKDEPVTDRKKKFGKKKW
- a CDS encoding 1-acyl-sn-glycerol-3-phosphate acyltransferase, which translates into the protein MLYPILKILFRLTFKVFFRKTFKHHASRVPAHGPLLICANHPGAFLDPIVIASLVNRKVFFLAKGSVFKGGFAKWFLPKLNVIPVYRAQDDPTQMHKNQETFIRCFEHLGKGGTILIFPEGISITERKLRPLKTGAARIAIGAEEKYGSKLNVHIQCVGLNYEDPHTFRRDVFVGFAEPIRVNDFIEENKTQGFEAAEKLTEEIRIRLEEQMIVTSDPETDLLVKNIERLYKYDLMKQQHIDAKDKTGEFELTKRIVKTVNYFREKDPGRVINISGEIKQYFSRIDELGLSDRMVKSDEKRKSIFSKAFADLLLIITGFPFYLYGILHNYLPFIGASWLSKNLIKQVEWRGAIGAAAGMVFFIIWYTTLGFFSWYYFHKWEITSHPGWMFLLYFISWPATGLFAWLYYRTIYYISKRWLMVSLFFRRTAIISELVLQRKKLIGEFEKAIEERGPISEL
- the mltG gene encoding endolytic transglycosylase MltG — encoded protein: MKKFLKITIPIILVLACAGAWYFWRIYYRPVVHTPEKKAEYILIHTGSTMNDLLNELFTLKIIDDTSTFHTITNLKKFYSPKPGRYRITDGMSNRDLVDLLRSGKQEPVTFTFNNIRTKEQLASRVGGKLEADSAKFLFLINDPGFLSKYGLTPETIMTLFIPNSYQLYWNTTEEQFVDRMATEYKKFWTDERKAKAAALGLSQSEVVTLASIVESEQTQYPDERPTIAGLYINRLRQKIPLQSDPTIIYALGDFNIKRVLDTDLKIDSPYNTYKYAGLPPGPIRIPETASIDAVLNYVKSDYIYMCADFGTGHHRFTNDYNVHLKNAHDYQDALNKANIKR
- a CDS encoding 4-hydroxy-3-methylbut-2-enyl diphosphate reductase, which gives rise to MKSFSIPEFYRSLVISKIKEARKEKDPKKKDFSPTVLDFGPVIVYIARHFGFCYGVENAVEISFRAVSENPGKNIFLLSQMIHNPEVNNDLVSHGVRFLMDTNGKQIIPFSELKKEDIVIIPAFGTTIEIEKQLSSIGIEPQRYNTTCPFVERVWKKSGELSKEEYTVIIHGKPDHEETKATFSHSVQHSPSIIVKNIAEAELLAAIMLGKIPLEDFEKHFHGRANKNFDSEKDLVRVGVINQTTMLATETQEIADHFKNVMVEKFGIENIKNHFADTRDTLCYATNENQDATYGLLEINADCAIVVGGYNSSNTSHLVELCERKFKTYFIKDDSEILPGNIIHHFDLHSKKVMESGNWLPSSSPAKIILSSGASCPDSVIERVLEKLIHLFPESKKTETVLSEL
- a CDS encoding (d)CMP kinase, with translation MRKITIAIDGYSSCGKSTVAKAIASRIGYNYVDSGAMYRCVTLYCLEHGIIKDHAFDEHEVVLALDDIHLSFHFNPAANSSETFMNEKNVEKDIRLPEVSNNVSPISKIHDVRVHMVALQRAMGKNKGVVMDGRDIGTNVFPGAELKIFMTADPEVRVKRRFDELNANGTKVSLDDVRNNLASRDHEDTHRKENPLVKADDAVVLDNSDLTKEEQLDFIMKLVEERLTIMSKK